In Helianthus annuus cultivar XRQ/B chromosome 3, HanXRQr2.0-SUNRISE, whole genome shotgun sequence, a single window of DNA contains:
- the LOC110881865 gene encoding putative germin-like protein 2-1 — MSNKVIILSFVALTFACLAFAYEPKPLQDFCVADPNTSVKVNGLVCKDPMKVQADDFFFSGLHLMGNTSNPVGSRVTTVFATQLPGLNTLGISMVRIDYAPWGQNPPHTHPRATEILTVLEGTLEVGFVTSNPDNRFITKVLKRGDVFVFPVGLVHFQRNLGNGYAVAIAALSSQNPGAITIANAVFGANPPIPGDILAKAFQVDKSVVDQLQSKF; from the exons ATGTCGAACAAAGTCATCATCTTGAGCTTTGTAGCTCTAACTTTTGCCTGCCTTGCCTTCGCCTACGAGCCTAAACCCCTCCAAGATTTTTGTGTAGCCGATCCTAACACCTCAG TGAAAGTAAATGGTTTAGTTTGCAAGGACCCGATGAAAGTTCAAGCTGATGACTTCTTCTTCAGTGGGCTACACCTCATGGGCAACACATCAAACCCTGTGGGATCAAGGGTTACCACAGTCTTTGCAACTCAGTTACCTGGGCTAAACACTTTAGGCATCTCAATGGTTCGGATTGACTACGCGCCATGGGGACAAAACCCACCTCACACTCATCCAAGAGCCACCGAGATTCTTACGGTTCTTGAAGGAACCCTAGAAGTTGGGTTTGTTACATCCAACCCCGACAACCGTTTTATCACCAAGGTGCTGAAAAGGGGTGATGTTTTCGTGTTCCCCGTTGGACTTGTGCATTTCCAGCGTAACCTCGGGAATGGGTATGCGGTGGCTATTGCCGCATTGAGCAGTCAAAACCCTGGCGCCATAACGATAGCCAATGCTGTTTTTGGTGCTAATCCTCCAATTCCAGGGGATATTTTAGCCAAGGCATTCCAAGTGGATAAAAGCGTGGTGGATCAACTACAATCAAAGTTCTAG